Proteins encoded by one window of Candidatus Obscuribacter sp.:
- a CDS encoding aldo/keto reductase — MEMRTLGKSGLQVSALGLGCMGMSFSYGPPADKQEMIKLLRTAVDRGINFFDTAEVYGPFINEELVGEALSPIRDKVVIATKFGFNLDPTGKEKWLGLNSQPKHIKEVAEASLKRLKIDAIDLFYQHRVDPDVPIEEVAGAVKELIKEGKVKHFGMSEAAADTVRRAHAVQPVAALQSEYSLWWRRPELEILPMLEELGIGFVPYSPLGKGFLTGKIDSNTTFGSTDFRSTLPRFTPAALKANQSMVDLLAQIAKEKNGTPAQIALAWLLAQKPYLAPIPGTTKLSRLDENLGSLNIKLSAEDLDKIESAAAKIEVQGNRYPEHLEAMTYK, encoded by the coding sequence ATGGAAATGCGCACACTGGGCAAGAGCGGACTACAAGTATCCGCTCTGGGCCTCGGCTGCATGGGAATGAGCTTTAGCTACGGACCACCAGCCGACAAACAAGAAATGATCAAATTGTTGCGAACTGCTGTCGACAGAGGCATAAACTTTTTTGATACGGCAGAAGTCTACGGTCCGTTTATCAACGAAGAGCTAGTCGGAGAAGCCCTCTCACCAATCCGCGACAAAGTGGTAATCGCTACCAAGTTTGGCTTTAATCTTGATCCCACTGGCAAAGAAAAATGGCTTGGACTAAATAGCCAACCAAAACACATCAAAGAAGTTGCTGAAGCCTCCCTCAAACGTCTCAAAATCGACGCTATCGATCTCTTTTATCAACATAGAGTAGATCCTGATGTACCGATAGAAGAAGTAGCTGGAGCAGTCAAAGAGCTAATCAAAGAAGGCAAAGTCAAACACTTTGGCATGTCTGAAGCAGCCGCCGACACTGTCCGCAGAGCGCATGCAGTACAACCAGTGGCAGCGCTGCAGAGTGAATACTCGCTCTGGTGGCGCCGCCCTGAGCTAGAAATCCTGCCGATGCTGGAAGAGCTGGGCATTGGCTTTGTGCCATACAGCCCTCTGGGCAAGGGATTTTTAACTGGCAAAATCGACAGTAACACTACATTTGGTAGCACAGACTTCCGCAGCACGCTACCGAGATTTACACCAGCAGCACTAAAGGCAAATCAGTCAATGGTCGACTTGCTAGCTCAAATTGCTAAAGAAAAGAACGGTACACCAGCTCAAATCGCTCTTGCCTGGCTACTGGCACAAAAGCCTTATCTCGCTCCGATACCAGGTACCACCAAGCTATCGCGCCTGGATGAAAACCTCGGCTCCCTCAATATCAAACTGAGTGCAGAGGATCTGGACAAAATTGAGAGTGCAGCTGCCAAAATCGAAGTACAGGGCAACCGATACCCTGAGCATTTAGAAGCAATGACTTACAAATAG
- a CDS encoding NAD(P)-dependent alcohol dehydrogenase, producing MTSATKTKLVNAFAAADPKAALQSTKIPRRELLADDVQLEILYCGVCHSDLHQARNEWGFSVYPIVPGHEIVGKVTAVGSAVKAFKVGDMAAVGTLLDSCGTCQDCQDDLEVYCDQNVGTYNAPDKHLGGTTYGGYSESIVVRDKYVLHMPEGLDPAGAAPLLCAGITTYSPLKHWGAGPGKKVGIVGLGGLGHMGVKFARALGAHVVLFTTSPSKVEDAKRLGAHEVVLSKNADEMAKHKTSFDLIIDCVSAEHDLNAYLDLLKRDGTLTMVGAPEKPLPINVFNLLPKRRNFAGSATGGIKETQEMLDFCAKHNILAEVEMIEMSQVNEAFERLLKQDVNYRFVIDMQSLKTANTSK from the coding sequence ATGACGAGCGCTACCAAAACCAAATTAGTCAATGCCTTTGCCGCAGCGGACCCAAAGGCCGCACTGCAATCGACAAAAATCCCACGCCGTGAGCTACTGGCTGACGATGTACAACTTGAGATCCTCTATTGCGGTGTCTGCCACTCAGACTTACACCAGGCCCGCAACGAATGGGGCTTTAGCGTCTATCCGATAGTGCCCGGTCATGAGATCGTGGGCAAGGTGACAGCAGTGGGCTCAGCAGTAAAAGCATTTAAAGTTGGCGACATGGCTGCAGTAGGCACGCTCTTAGACTCCTGCGGCACTTGCCAGGACTGCCAGGATGACCTGGAAGTCTACTGCGACCAAAATGTAGGCACATATAACGCCCCGGACAAGCATCTCGGCGGCACTACATACGGTGGCTACTCAGAGAGCATCGTTGTGCGCGATAAGTACGTCCTCCATATGCCAGAGGGTCTCGATCCAGCTGGCGCCGCTCCATTATTGTGTGCCGGCATCACAACCTACTCTCCGCTCAAACACTGGGGAGCCGGTCCGGGCAAAAAGGTCGGCATAGTCGGTCTGGGTGGACTGGGTCACATGGGTGTCAAATTTGCCAGAGCGTTGGGTGCTCATGTAGTCCTGTTTACGACATCACCATCAAAAGTCGAGGATGCCAAAAGGCTTGGCGCACATGAGGTAGTCCTGTCCAAAAACGCCGACGAAATGGCAAAACACAAAACGTCTTTTGATCTCATCATAGACTGCGTCTCAGCCGAGCACGACCTCAATGCGTATCTGGATCTACTCAAAAGAGATGGTACCTTAACAATGGTAGGCGCCCCCGAAAAACCGCTGCCTATCAATGTATTTAACCTGCTCCCCAAGCGGCGCAACTTTGCCGGGTCTGCTACCGGCGGTATCAAAGAGACGCAGGAAATGCTCGACTTTTGCGCCAAGCACAACATCCTCGCTGAAGTAGAAATGATAGAAATGTCGCAAGTAAATGAGGCATTTGAGAGACTGCTCAAGCAAGATGTGAATTATCGCTTTGTCATCGACATGCAATCACTCAAAACTGCAAACACCTCTAAGTAA